The following coding sequences are from one Ooceraea biroi isolate clonal line C1 chromosome 5, Obir_v5.4, whole genome shotgun sequence window:
- the LOC105285208 gene encoding uncharacterized protein LOC105285208 yields the protein MSLHTKNLLKALSPETVKNMVKNELQTYDADKTGRTDYALESSGFAISKNIFLLFYTESVLIKAQDLMVLR from the coding sequence ATGAGTCTGCATACGAAGAATTTACTAAAGGCCTTGTCGCCAGAGACCGTCAAAAACATGGTGAAAAACGAGTTACAAACGTACGATGCTGACAAAACCGGAAGAACGGATTATGCTCTTGAGAGTTCAGGTTTCGCAATCTccaagaatatatttttattgttctaTACGGAATCTGTATTAATTAAAGCCCAAGATCTTATGGTACTAAGATAA
- the LOC105285206 gene encoding tetratricopeptide repeat protein 39C isoform X3: MGEGATKDWNIARTGISLLLNNKTEEAEALFTGHPHSFHIKAGRCFVLFMNALMTFEDDKLQQAMLLLKDMERECAGDIGWLKSVKSKVFRAEETDKDYVNKLERQIVLADSQVCSAILTLLQQELTGYMRGGWMLRKAWRVYQHAYTQISQLYRRTFGTNPTGISPCCGTPMSNGSSMQSPQSPGSSEWSIPSCNGYANNVTPISSPSVRRRRLKRHALRSFVEPTEVTRLMSAASFGYGIYQLCVSLLPPSLLKLIHFLGFEGDRQAGLTALMYARLSEDMRAPLATLSLLWYHTIVRPFFALDGSNVKAGVAVAKQLIAECHTEFHDSALFLFFAGRVERLESNVDAALEAYGKAVEASTQREIKLLCLHEVAWCHLIRLSYEEAYRSLLQLQHQSRWSKSFYAYLAMVCCGANGKFDILLTTYNKILHWFNEMNRETQLGAFILRRVPKLIDKDTGRPYTVLYYRLLVYELLYLWNAMPSCSAETLHGILLECTGNRSEEPMVGLVDLVEGAAYFYLGDVEAAIKSYRSCLKRRYPSKDEYDQHVSAFALYELGSSLCNNNNLNEGKGFLLKAQNQYRDYDFESRLNVRIHSALRNVQ, from the exons ATGGGAGAAGGTGCAACGAAGGACTGGAACATCGCCAGAACCGGCATTTCCCTTCTGCTGAACAACAAAACCGAAGAAGCTGAAGCTTTGTTTACCGGTCATCCTCATAGCTTCCACATCAAAGCTGGCCGCTGCTTTGTTCTCTTCATG AACGCCTTGATGACTTTCGAAGACGACAAGCTTCAACAAGCCATGCTATTGCTTAAAGATATGGAACGAGAATGTGCGGGCGATATAGGGTGGTTGAAGTCAGTAAAGAGTAAAGTGTTTAGAGCAGAAGAGACTGAC AAGGACTACGTGAATAAATTAGAACGCCAAATCGTTCTAGCGGATTCGCAAGTGTGCTCGGCTATATTGACGCTCCTTCAACAAGAACTAACTGGATATATGCGCGGTGGTTGGATGCTTCGCAAGGCTTGGCGAGTTTATCAGCATGCGTATACTCAAATTTCGCAATTGTATCGTCGCACCTTCGGCACAAACCCGACCG GTATCAGCCCGTGTTGCGGCACTCCCATGAGCAACGGATCCTCGATGCAGAGCCCGCAAAGTCCGGGATCCTCCGAATGGTCGATACCATCCTGCAACGGTTACGCGAACAACGTGACACCCATTTCCTCGCCATCAG TTCGAAGAAGGCGATTAAAGCGGCATGCACTTCGCAGCTTCGTGGAGCCCACCGAGGTGACGCGCCTGATGTCAGCTGCGAGTTTCGGCTACGGTATATACCAGTTGTGCGTGAGCCTCTTACCACCATCGTTGCTGAAACTGATCCATTTCTTGGGCTTCGAGGGCGACAGGCAGGCTGGTCTCACCGCGCTGATGTACGCGCGACTCAGCGAGGATATGCGCGCACCGCTCGCCAC ATTATCGCTGCTTTGGTACCACACGATTGTACGCCCGTTCTTCGCACTCGATGGCTCGAACGTGAAAGCGGGCGTCGCGGTAGCGAAGCAGCTGATAGCTGAGTGCCACACCGAGTTCCATGATTCAGcccttttcctcttcttcgccGGCAGAGTGGAACGTCTAGAG TCAAATGTCGATGCAGCGCTTGAAGCGTACGGCAAAGCCGTGGAGGCTTCGACTCAACGGGAAATCAAGTTGCTGTGTCTGCACGAGGTTGCTTGGTGCCATCTGATACGCTTGAGCTACGAGGAAGCATATCGATCCTTGCTGCAGTTGCAGCATCAGTCCAGATGGTCCAAGAGCTTCTACGCATACTTAGCCATGG TTTGTTGCGGCGCAAACGGCAAGTTCGACATACTCCTGACGACATATAACAAAATCCTCCATTGGTTTAATGAGATGAACAGAGAAACGCAACTCGGCGCCTTCATCCTGCGCAGAGTACCAAAACTCATTGACAAGGACACCGGGCGTCCTTATACGGTCTTGTATTACAGACTGCTCGTATACGAATTATTGTACTTGTGGAACGCTATGCCGTCCTGTTCCGCTGAAACGTTACACGGAATATTATTGG AATGTACGGGAAATCGTTCCGAGGAACCGATGGTAGGTTTGGTAGATCTCGTGGAAGGCGCAGCATATTTTTACCTGGGAGATGTCGAAGCGGCTATCAAGAGTTATAGGAGTTGTCTGAAACGTAGATATCCGTCCAAGGATGAGTACGATCAGCATGTCAGCGCATTCGCTCTTTACGAACTAGGAAGTAGCCTGTGTAACAATAAC aaTCTCAACGAAGGCAAAGGATTCTTATTAAAGGCACAAAATCAATATAGAGATTATGACTTTGAAAGCCGGCTCAACGTGCGTATACATTCCGCTCTGAGAAATGTACAGTGA
- the LOC105285209 gene encoding apyrase, translated as MRNGGKEMTMSYLRDWRQALRAPHVYRVANSTFRVQNVFWTLILVVLSISVLLFAYLQLYGAICSPPSQTPTQCHYYKYNKTYPTSTPIRTSRGITYRIAIVSDLDHDAKLLDKKDTWHSLMKTGSLYWNPINNFLSVIWDDRTATLSSSLSMKGRGMELSELVTFDGRLLSFDDRTGMVYFIEGDQVYPWVILMDGNGKNHKGFKSEWATVKDELLYVGSMGKEWTTPSGEFEHNNPLWVKVVSPRGETHSLNWISYYKRLRQAINIEYPGYMIHESGAWSDIHKSWFFLPRRCSRERYNETRDETMSCNVMLTADENFVEIKVTRIGDLNPIRGFSSFKFLPGSQDSIIVALKTEEYQGRTATYIMAFTIEGSIIMSENKVMDKKFEGLEFI; from the exons ATGAGGAACGGCGGCAAGGAGATGACCATGTCGTACTTGCGCGACTGGCGACAAGCGTTGCGCGCGCCGCACGTCTACCGCGTGGCAAACAGCACGTTCCGCGTGCAGAACGTATTCTGGACGCTGATCCTCGTTGTGCTGAGTATTTCAGTTTTGCTCTTCGCATACCTGCAGCTGTACGGCGCCATATGCTCGCCACCGAGCCAGACCCCGACGCAGTGCCACTACTACAAGTACAACAAGACGTATCCCACGTCCACGCCTATCAGGACCTCGCGGGGTATCACGTACAGGATAGCAATAGTGAGCGATCTCGACCACGACGCCAAGTTGCTGGACAAGAAGGACACGTGGCACAGTCTCATGAAGACCGGCAGCCTCTACTGGAATcccattaataatttcctgtcGGTCATCTGGGACGACAGGACTGCTACATTGTCCTCATCGTTGTCCATGAAGGGACGTGGCATGGAACTGTCGGAATTGGTGACGTTCGACGGTCGCCTGTTGTCCTTCGATGATCGCACGGGGATGGTATACTTCATAGAAGGGGATCAAGTTTACCCGTGGGTGATCCTGATGGATGGCAATGGTAAAAATCACAAAG GCTTCAAATCGGAATGGGCAACCGTCAAGGATGAGTTGTTGTACGTTGGCAGTATGGGGAAAGAATGGACCACGCCATCCGGCGAGTTTGAGCATAACAATCCATTGTGGGTAAAAGTAGTGTCGCCACGTGGCGAGACGCATTCGCTCAATTGGATCTCTTACTACAAGCGATTAAGGCAAGCGATTAACATCGAATATCCAG GTTACATGATACATGAATCTGGAGCTTGGAGCGACATACATAAAAGCTGGTTCTTCTTACCAAGAAGATGCTCTCGCGAGCGTTACAACGAGACGAGGGACGAAACGATGAGCTGCAATGTCATGCTGACTGCGGATGAGAATTTTGTTGAAATCAAA GTTACACGTATCGGAGATCTAAATCCAATCAGAGGTTTTTCGAGTTTCAAGTTCCTTCCTGGTTCGCAGGATTCTATCATAGTAGCATTAAAAACCGAGGAGTATCAAGGGCGAACTGCCACATACATCATGGCCTTTACGATAGAGGGATCGATAATAATGTCCGAGAACAAAGTGATGGACAAGAAATTTGAAGGGCTGGAGTTTATATGA
- the LOC105285206 gene encoding tetratricopeptide repeat protein 39C isoform X2, with protein MGEGATKDWNIARTGISLLLNNKTEEAEALFTGHPHSFHIKAGRCFVLFMNALMTFEDDKLQQAMLLLKDMERECAGDIGWLKSVKSKVFRAEETDDYVNKLERQIVLADSQVCSAILTLLQQELTGYMRGGWMLRKAWRVYQHAYTQISQLYRRTFGTNPTGISPCCGTPMSNGSSMQSPQSPGSSEWSIPSCNGYANNVTPISSPSGLRSSLSMFFSLTGITSEQQTPFVEPTEVTRLMSAASFGYGIYQLCVSLLPPSLLKLIHFLGFEGDRQAGLTALMYARLSEDMRAPLATLSLLWYHTIVRPFFALDGSNVKAGVAVAKQLIAECHTEFHDSALFLFFAGRVERLESNVDAALEAYGKAVEASTQREIKLLCLHEVAWCHLIRLSYEEAYRSLLQLQHQSRWSKSFYAYLAMVCCGANGKFDILLTTYNKILHWFNEMNRETQLGAFILRRVPKLIDKDTGRPYTVLYYRLLVYELLYLWNAMPSCSAETLHGILLECTGNRSEEPMVGLVDLVEGAAYFYLGDVEAAIKSYRSCLKRRYPSKDEYDQHVSAFALYELGSSLCNNNNLNEGKGFLLKAQNQYRDYDFESRLNVRIHSALRNVQ; from the exons ATGGGAGAAGGTGCAACGAAGGACTGGAACATCGCCAGAACCGGCATTTCCCTTCTGCTGAACAACAAAACCGAAGAAGCTGAAGCTTTGTTTACCGGTCATCCTCATAGCTTCCACATCAAAGCTGGCCGCTGCTTTGTTCTCTTCATG AACGCCTTGATGACTTTCGAAGACGACAAGCTTCAACAAGCCATGCTATTGCTTAAAGATATGGAACGAGAATGTGCGGGCGATATAGGGTGGTTGAAGTCAGTAAAGAGTAAAGTGTTTAGAGCAGAAGAGACTGAC GACTACGTGAATAAATTAGAACGCCAAATCGTTCTAGCGGATTCGCAAGTGTGCTCGGCTATATTGACGCTCCTTCAACAAGAACTAACTGGATATATGCGCGGTGGTTGGATGCTTCGCAAGGCTTGGCGAGTTTATCAGCATGCGTATACTCAAATTTCGCAATTGTATCGTCGCACCTTCGGCACAAACCCGACCG GTATCAGCCCGTGTTGCGGCACTCCCATGAGCAACGGATCCTCGATGCAGAGCCCGCAAAGTCCGGGATCCTCCGAATGGTCGATACCATCCTGCAACGGTTACGCGAACAACGTGACACCCATTTCCTCGCCATCAGGTCTGCGAAGCTCTCTATCAATGTTCTTCTCGCTCACTGGCATCACGTCCGAACAACAGACACC CTTCGTGGAGCCCACCGAGGTGACGCGCCTGATGTCAGCTGCGAGTTTCGGCTACGGTATATACCAGTTGTGCGTGAGCCTCTTACCACCATCGTTGCTGAAACTGATCCATTTCTTGGGCTTCGAGGGCGACAGGCAGGCTGGTCTCACCGCGCTGATGTACGCGCGACTCAGCGAGGATATGCGCGCACCGCTCGCCAC ATTATCGCTGCTTTGGTACCACACGATTGTACGCCCGTTCTTCGCACTCGATGGCTCGAACGTGAAAGCGGGCGTCGCGGTAGCGAAGCAGCTGATAGCTGAGTGCCACACCGAGTTCCATGATTCAGcccttttcctcttcttcgccGGCAGAGTGGAACGTCTAGAG TCAAATGTCGATGCAGCGCTTGAAGCGTACGGCAAAGCCGTGGAGGCTTCGACTCAACGGGAAATCAAGTTGCTGTGTCTGCACGAGGTTGCTTGGTGCCATCTGATACGCTTGAGCTACGAGGAAGCATATCGATCCTTGCTGCAGTTGCAGCATCAGTCCAGATGGTCCAAGAGCTTCTACGCATACTTAGCCATGG TTTGTTGCGGCGCAAACGGCAAGTTCGACATACTCCTGACGACATATAACAAAATCCTCCATTGGTTTAATGAGATGAACAGAGAAACGCAACTCGGCGCCTTCATCCTGCGCAGAGTACCAAAACTCATTGACAAGGACACCGGGCGTCCTTATACGGTCTTGTATTACAGACTGCTCGTATACGAATTATTGTACTTGTGGAACGCTATGCCGTCCTGTTCCGCTGAAACGTTACACGGAATATTATTGG AATGTACGGGAAATCGTTCCGAGGAACCGATGGTAGGTTTGGTAGATCTCGTGGAAGGCGCAGCATATTTTTACCTGGGAGATGTCGAAGCGGCTATCAAGAGTTATAGGAGTTGTCTGAAACGTAGATATCCGTCCAAGGATGAGTACGATCAGCATGTCAGCGCATTCGCTCTTTACGAACTAGGAAGTAGCCTGTGTAACAATAAC aaTCTCAACGAAGGCAAAGGATTCTTATTAAAGGCACAAAATCAATATAGAGATTATGACTTTGAAAGCCGGCTCAACGTGCGTATACATTCCGCTCTGAGAAATGTACAGTGA
- the LOC113561436 gene encoding SUN domain-containing protein 1-like translates to MSAQNTFCCVNAGNCPAIVTSCNRRPTWYTRLVKSFTFCVITSMLAMSVSHLCDKYSASTSFQMIQADLGNLRAHLGTLSLEVKNVMEMRDELKSKLKEVGSVIPKMSEAILNLRNEVSEGGAILSTRNTESYSIGAPTLNLFGIPLCQQQNTPRAVIQTGVLPGDCWAFKGSSGSVVIRLLGYVYVSGISLEHISSSISPTGETDTAPKDFSVWGLTDVEDKQPFAFGRFTYDNTGPPLQYFEVQERANKAYDIIELKVHSNSGNPEYTCIYRIRVHGTLNPLRK, encoded by the exons ATGAGTGCGCAAAACACTTTCTGTTGCGTCAACGCGGGAAATTGTCCGGCTATAGTAACCAGCTGCAATCGACGACCCACTTGGTACACCAGACTCGTCAAATCCTTCACTTTCTGCGTCATTACTTCGATGCTGG cGATGTCCGTGTCCCATCTCTGCGACAAATATTCCGCCAGTACGTCATTTCAGATGATCCAAGCAGATTTAGGAAATTTGAGAGCTCATTTGGGAACTCTCTCG CTCGAGGTGAAGAACGTAATGGAGATGCGCGACGAGCTGAAGAGCAAATTGAAGGAAGTGGGCAGTGTAATACCAAAAATGTCAGAAGCTATTCTTAATCTGCGGAATGAAGTGTCCGAGG GTGGTGCAATCTTGTCTACACGAAACACCGAGTCCTACTCAATTGGCGCACCCACACTCAACTTATTCGGCATACCGCTCTGTCAGCAACAAAATACACCCCGGGCAGTGATACAG ACCGGCGTTTTGCCAGGCGATTGTTGGGCCTTCAAGGGTAGCAGCGGCAGTGTGGTGATACGATTGCTCGGCTACGTCTACGTGTCCGGAATCAGTCTCGAGCACATCTCCTCGTCGATATCCCCAACTGGAGAGACTGACACCGCGCCAAAAGATTTTTCTGTTTGG GGTTTAACGGATGTGGAAGACAAGCAGCCTTTCGCATTTGGTAGATTTACGTACGACAATACCGGTCCACCGTTGCAATACTTCGAGGTCCAG GAACGAGCAAACAAGGCGTATGACATAATCGAGCTGAAAGTTCATTCCAACAGTGGTAATCCGGAATATACCTGTATCTATAGAATACGAGTGCACGGCACGCTTAATCCGTTACGAAAATGA
- the LOC105285206 gene encoding tetratricopeptide repeat protein 39C isoform X1, which produces MGEGATKDWNIARTGISLLLNNKTEEAEALFTGHPHSFHIKAGRCFVLFMNALMTFEDDKLQQAMLLLKDMERECAGDIGWLKSVKSKVFRAEETDKDYVNKLERQIVLADSQVCSAILTLLQQELTGYMRGGWMLRKAWRVYQHAYTQISQLYRRTFGTNPTGISPCCGTPMSNGSSMQSPQSPGSSEWSIPSCNGYANNVTPISSPSGLRSSLSMFFSLTGITSEQQTPFVEPTEVTRLMSAASFGYGIYQLCVSLLPPSLLKLIHFLGFEGDRQAGLTALMYARLSEDMRAPLATLSLLWYHTIVRPFFALDGSNVKAGVAVAKQLIAECHTEFHDSALFLFFAGRVERLESNVDAALEAYGKAVEASTQREIKLLCLHEVAWCHLIRLSYEEAYRSLLQLQHQSRWSKSFYAYLAMVCCGANGKFDILLTTYNKILHWFNEMNRETQLGAFILRRVPKLIDKDTGRPYTVLYYRLLVYELLYLWNAMPSCSAETLHGILLECTGNRSEEPMVGLVDLVEGAAYFYLGDVEAAIKSYRSCLKRRYPSKDEYDQHVSAFALYELGSSLCNNNNLNEGKGFLLKAQNQYRDYDFESRLNVRIHSALRNVQ; this is translated from the exons ATGGGAGAAGGTGCAACGAAGGACTGGAACATCGCCAGAACCGGCATTTCCCTTCTGCTGAACAACAAAACCGAAGAAGCTGAAGCTTTGTTTACCGGTCATCCTCATAGCTTCCACATCAAAGCTGGCCGCTGCTTTGTTCTCTTCATG AACGCCTTGATGACTTTCGAAGACGACAAGCTTCAACAAGCCATGCTATTGCTTAAAGATATGGAACGAGAATGTGCGGGCGATATAGGGTGGTTGAAGTCAGTAAAGAGTAAAGTGTTTAGAGCAGAAGAGACTGAC AAGGACTACGTGAATAAATTAGAACGCCAAATCGTTCTAGCGGATTCGCAAGTGTGCTCGGCTATATTGACGCTCCTTCAACAAGAACTAACTGGATATATGCGCGGTGGTTGGATGCTTCGCAAGGCTTGGCGAGTTTATCAGCATGCGTATACTCAAATTTCGCAATTGTATCGTCGCACCTTCGGCACAAACCCGACCG GTATCAGCCCGTGTTGCGGCACTCCCATGAGCAACGGATCCTCGATGCAGAGCCCGCAAAGTCCGGGATCCTCCGAATGGTCGATACCATCCTGCAACGGTTACGCGAACAACGTGACACCCATTTCCTCGCCATCAGGTCTGCGAAGCTCTCTATCAATGTTCTTCTCGCTCACTGGCATCACGTCCGAACAACAGACACC CTTCGTGGAGCCCACCGAGGTGACGCGCCTGATGTCAGCTGCGAGTTTCGGCTACGGTATATACCAGTTGTGCGTGAGCCTCTTACCACCATCGTTGCTGAAACTGATCCATTTCTTGGGCTTCGAGGGCGACAGGCAGGCTGGTCTCACCGCGCTGATGTACGCGCGACTCAGCGAGGATATGCGCGCACCGCTCGCCAC ATTATCGCTGCTTTGGTACCACACGATTGTACGCCCGTTCTTCGCACTCGATGGCTCGAACGTGAAAGCGGGCGTCGCGGTAGCGAAGCAGCTGATAGCTGAGTGCCACACCGAGTTCCATGATTCAGcccttttcctcttcttcgccGGCAGAGTGGAACGTCTAGAG TCAAATGTCGATGCAGCGCTTGAAGCGTACGGCAAAGCCGTGGAGGCTTCGACTCAACGGGAAATCAAGTTGCTGTGTCTGCACGAGGTTGCTTGGTGCCATCTGATACGCTTGAGCTACGAGGAAGCATATCGATCCTTGCTGCAGTTGCAGCATCAGTCCAGATGGTCCAAGAGCTTCTACGCATACTTAGCCATGG TTTGTTGCGGCGCAAACGGCAAGTTCGACATACTCCTGACGACATATAACAAAATCCTCCATTGGTTTAATGAGATGAACAGAGAAACGCAACTCGGCGCCTTCATCCTGCGCAGAGTACCAAAACTCATTGACAAGGACACCGGGCGTCCTTATACGGTCTTGTATTACAGACTGCTCGTATACGAATTATTGTACTTGTGGAACGCTATGCCGTCCTGTTCCGCTGAAACGTTACACGGAATATTATTGG AATGTACGGGAAATCGTTCCGAGGAACCGATGGTAGGTTTGGTAGATCTCGTGGAAGGCGCAGCATATTTTTACCTGGGAGATGTCGAAGCGGCTATCAAGAGTTATAGGAGTTGTCTGAAACGTAGATATCCGTCCAAGGATGAGTACGATCAGCATGTCAGCGCATTCGCTCTTTACGAACTAGGAAGTAGCCTGTGTAACAATAAC aaTCTCAACGAAGGCAAAGGATTCTTATTAAAGGCACAAAATCAATATAGAGATTATGACTTTGAAAGCCGGCTCAACGTGCGTATACATTCCGCTCTGAGAAATGTACAGTGA
- the LOC105285206 gene encoding tetratricopeptide repeat protein 39C isoform X4, whose translation MGEGATKDWNIARTGISLLLNNKTEEAEALFTGHPHSFHIKAGRCFVLFMNALMTFEDDKLQQAMLLLKDMERECAGDIGWLKSVKSKVFRAEETDKDYVNKLERQIVLADSQVCSAILTLLQQELTGYMRGGWMLRKAWRVYQHAYTQISQLYRRTFGTNPTGISPCCGTPMSNGSSMQSPQSPGSSEWSIPSCNGYANNVTPISSPSGLRSSLSMFFSLTGITSEQQTPSKKAIKAACTSQLRGAHRGDAPDVSCEFRLRYIPVVREPLTTIVAETDPFLGLRGRQAGWSHRADVRATQRGYARTARHSNVDAALEAYGKAVEASTQREIKLLCLHEVAWCHLIRLSYEEAYRSLLQLQHQSRWSKSFYAYLAMVCCGANGKFDILLTTYNKILHWFNEMNRETQLGAFILRRVPKLIDKDTGRPYTVLYYRLLVYELLYLWNAMPSCSAETLHGILLECTGNRSEEPMVGLVDLVEGAAYFYLGDVEAAIKSYRSCLKRRYPSKDEYDQHVSAFALYELGSSLCNNNNLNEGKGFLLKAQNQYRDYDFESRLNVRIHSALRNVQ comes from the exons ATGGGAGAAGGTGCAACGAAGGACTGGAACATCGCCAGAACCGGCATTTCCCTTCTGCTGAACAACAAAACCGAAGAAGCTGAAGCTTTGTTTACCGGTCATCCTCATAGCTTCCACATCAAAGCTGGCCGCTGCTTTGTTCTCTTCATG AACGCCTTGATGACTTTCGAAGACGACAAGCTTCAACAAGCCATGCTATTGCTTAAAGATATGGAACGAGAATGTGCGGGCGATATAGGGTGGTTGAAGTCAGTAAAGAGTAAAGTGTTTAGAGCAGAAGAGACTGAC AAGGACTACGTGAATAAATTAGAACGCCAAATCGTTCTAGCGGATTCGCAAGTGTGCTCGGCTATATTGACGCTCCTTCAACAAGAACTAACTGGATATATGCGCGGTGGTTGGATGCTTCGCAAGGCTTGGCGAGTTTATCAGCATGCGTATACTCAAATTTCGCAATTGTATCGTCGCACCTTCGGCACAAACCCGACCG GTATCAGCCCGTGTTGCGGCACTCCCATGAGCAACGGATCCTCGATGCAGAGCCCGCAAAGTCCGGGATCCTCCGAATGGTCGATACCATCCTGCAACGGTTACGCGAACAACGTGACACCCATTTCCTCGCCATCAGGTCTGCGAAGCTCTCTATCAATGTTCTTCTCGCTCACTGGCATCACGTCCGAACAACAGACACC TTCGAAGAAGGCGATTAAAGCGGCATGCACTTCGCAGCTTCGTGGAGCCCACCGAGGTGACGCGCCTGATGTCAGCTGCGAGTTTCGGCTACGGTATATACCAGTTGTGCGTGAGCCTCTTACCACCATCGTTGCTGAAACTGATCCATTTCTTGGGCTTCGAGGGCGACAGGCAGGCTGGTCTCACCGCGCTGATGTACGCGCGACTCAGCGAGGATATGCGCGCACCGCTCGCCAC TCAAATGTCGATGCAGCGCTTGAAGCGTACGGCAAAGCCGTGGAGGCTTCGACTCAACGGGAAATCAAGTTGCTGTGTCTGCACGAGGTTGCTTGGTGCCATCTGATACGCTTGAGCTACGAGGAAGCATATCGATCCTTGCTGCAGTTGCAGCATCAGTCCAGATGGTCCAAGAGCTTCTACGCATACTTAGCCATGG TTTGTTGCGGCGCAAACGGCAAGTTCGACATACTCCTGACGACATATAACAAAATCCTCCATTGGTTTAATGAGATGAACAGAGAAACGCAACTCGGCGCCTTCATCCTGCGCAGAGTACCAAAACTCATTGACAAGGACACCGGGCGTCCTTATACGGTCTTGTATTACAGACTGCTCGTATACGAATTATTGTACTTGTGGAACGCTATGCCGTCCTGTTCCGCTGAAACGTTACACGGAATATTATTGG AATGTACGGGAAATCGTTCCGAGGAACCGATGGTAGGTTTGGTAGATCTCGTGGAAGGCGCAGCATATTTTTACCTGGGAGATGTCGAAGCGGCTATCAAGAGTTATAGGAGTTGTCTGAAACGTAGATATCCGTCCAAGGATGAGTACGATCAGCATGTCAGCGCATTCGCTCTTTACGAACTAGGAAGTAGCCTGTGTAACAATAAC aaTCTCAACGAAGGCAAAGGATTCTTATTAAAGGCACAAAATCAATATAGAGATTATGACTTTGAAAGCCGGCTCAACGTGCGTATACATTCCGCTCTGAGAAATGTACAGTGA